In Streptomyces sp. NBC_01426, one genomic interval encodes:
- a CDS encoding carbohydrate-binding module family 20 domain-containing protein: protein MPARAVSAARTARVTTLFAATALVAASFTVQAPRAVAATPGAKDVTAVLFEWRFDSVARACTDSLGPAGYGYVQVSPPQEHIQGDQWWSSYQPVSYKIAGRLGDRTAFKGMVDTCHAAGVKVVADSVINHMAAADGTGTGGSSYTKYGYPGLYSGADMDDCRATISNYQDRGNVQNCELVQLADLDTGEDYVRGRIAGYLNDLLSLGVDGFRIDAAKHMPAADLANIKSRLSNPSAYWKQEAIFGAGEAVSPSEYLGNGDVQEFRYARDLKRVFQSENLAHLKNLGEAWGYMPSGQSAVFVDNHDTERGGDTLSYKDGSAYTLANVFMLAWPYGSPDVHSGYEWSQKDAGPPNGGSVKACYADGWKCQHAWREISSMVAFRNAARGQSVTDWWDNGGDQIAFGRGAKAYVALNHEGSALTRTFQTSLPAGGYCDVQSGRTVTVDSAGRFTATLGAGSAVALHVNARTCAGGTTPPPAAEAGASFGVNASTVLGQNIHVTGDRAELGNWNTSVAPKLDPAAYPVWKLDVTLPPGTSFSYKYVRKDASGNVTWESGANRSATVPASGRVTLTDTWRN, encoded by the coding sequence ATGCCTGCCAGAGCTGTCAGCGCTGCAAGAACCGCCAGAGTCACAACCCTGTTCGCCGCCACCGCACTTGTCGCCGCGTCCTTCACCGTTCAGGCCCCCCGGGCGGTCGCCGCCACTCCCGGCGCCAAGGACGTCACCGCCGTGTTGTTCGAGTGGCGCTTCGACTCCGTCGCGCGGGCCTGCACCGATAGTCTGGGACCCGCCGGGTACGGGTACGTCCAGGTGTCGCCTCCGCAGGAGCACATCCAGGGCGACCAGTGGTGGTCCTCGTACCAGCCCGTCAGCTACAAGATCGCCGGGCGGCTCGGTGACCGGACTGCCTTCAAGGGGATGGTCGACACCTGTCACGCCGCCGGCGTGAAGGTGGTCGCCGACTCCGTCATCAACCACATGGCCGCCGCCGACGGCACCGGGACGGGCGGCTCTTCGTACACGAAGTACGGCTACCCCGGCCTCTACTCCGGCGCAGACATGGACGACTGTCGGGCGACGATCTCGAACTACCAGGACCGGGGCAACGTCCAGAACTGCGAGCTGGTGCAGCTCGCCGACCTCGACACCGGCGAGGACTACGTGCGCGGCCGGATCGCCGGCTACCTCAACGACCTGCTCTCCCTCGGCGTCGACGGCTTCCGGATCGACGCGGCCAAGCACATGCCGGCCGCCGACCTCGCCAACATCAAGTCCCGGCTGAGCAACCCTTCCGCCTACTGGAAGCAGGAGGCGATCTTCGGTGCGGGCGAGGCCGTGTCGCCGTCCGAGTACCTGGGCAACGGGGACGTGCAGGAGTTCCGCTACGCCCGCGATCTGAAGCGGGTCTTCCAGAGCGAGAACCTCGCCCACCTGAAGAACCTCGGCGAGGCGTGGGGGTACATGCCCTCCGGGCAGTCCGCCGTCTTCGTCGACAACCACGACACCGAGCGCGGCGGTGACACCCTCAGCTACAAGGACGGCTCCGCCTACACCCTCGCCAACGTCTTCATGCTGGCCTGGCCCTACGGATCGCCGGACGTGCACTCCGGCTACGAGTGGAGCCAGAAGGACGCCGGGCCGCCCAACGGCGGTTCGGTGAAAGCCTGTTACGCCGACGGCTGGAAGTGTCAGCACGCGTGGCGGGAGATCTCCTCCATGGTGGCCTTCCGCAACGCCGCGCGCGGCCAGTCCGTCACCGACTGGTGGGACAACGGCGGTGACCAGATCGCGTTCGGGCGCGGCGCCAAGGCGTACGTGGCGCTCAACCACGAGGGCTCGGCGCTGACCCGGACCTTCCAGACGTCCCTCCCGGCGGGCGGGTACTGCGACGTCCAGAGCGGGCGCACGGTCACGGTCGACTCCGCCGGCCGGTTCACGGCCACCCTCGGCGCCGGCAGCGCGGTGGCCCTGCACGTGAACGCCCGCACCTGCGCCGGCGGCACCACCCCGCCGCCCGCGGCGGAGGCCGGGGCCTCGTTCGGGGTGAACGCCTCCACGGTCCTCGGCCAGAACATCCACGTGACGGGTGACCGGGCCGAGCTCGGGAACTGGAACACCTCCGTCGCCCCGAAGCTGGACCCGGCGGCCTACCCGGTGTGGAAGCTCGACGTCACGCTCCCGCCCGGCACGTCCTTCTCGTACAAGTACGTGCGCAAGGACGCCTCCGGGAACGTCACCTGGGAGAGCGGCGCCAACCGCTCCGCCACCGTTCCCGCGAGCGGTCGGGTCACGTTGACCGACACCTGGCGCAACTGA